The Nitrosarchaeum sp. region AGTACATTTTTGATTGTAGGCTTTGCTTTGCACAATACTACTGAAGGCATTGCAATTGCAGCGCCAATGTCTAGAGGAAAATTAATGATTGGAAAACTAGCTGCCATGGGAATGATTGCAGGCTCTCCAGCTATTTTTGGTGCATGGCTTGGTGGTTTTGTATATTCTCCATTCACATCAATAATCTTTCTTTCAATAGGTGCAGGTGCAATATTTCAAGTAATTATTGTGATATTAAAATGGATTAGAGATGAGGGAGACATTACTCTTTCTAGTGCTTCTGTAGCCTCTGGATTTGCTATTGGTATGCTAGTTATGTACTTAACAAGCATCTTAGTCTAAACTGGTTCTGGGTGTATTGTAATTACAGCATTTTTAATCTGAGTTCTTATCGCATGTTCTATTTCAGAAGTCATGTCATGAACTTTTTCGATCGATAATTCTTTGTCAAATGAACAATCAATATCGATTTTAAGAATATTTTCAAAATTTAAAGAAACTATTCGACCTATTTTTTTAATTACAGTGTATTGCTCTAAAATTTCTCTTATCTTCTCTTCTGTAATCTTATCTTCCACATTCAAATTTTTTGGAACTGTGAGAAATGGCTCAAGATGAATAGTCACATGTTCAATTTCAGGAATATTTTCTTGAATTTTTTGTTCTATCTCCTCTGATATTTTATGAGCTAAATCAAGGTTGATTTCATTATCTACCATGACGTGTAAATTTGAGTAAGTTTTTCCTTTTGTCTTATGAGATATGATATTATGAACTTCTTTAACTCCCTCTACACTTTTTGCTATGTCGTTAATTTTTGCATTTAGTGGTACATCTTTCCAATTTGGCTCAAAATGAATAGTGATTGCAGCGTTAGGCAATTTCTTTTTAATATTATTTTCGACCTCATTGCTAATTTCATGTGCACTATCAAAACTTGTATCGCCCCTTAGAGATATTGTGACATCTGTAAAAATCACATCTCCTGATTTTCTCATTAAAATTGCTTCAGCTTCTATTACTCCTTCTGTATTCAAGACAATTTCTTTTACTTTTTTTACAAGCTCTGGTGATATGATATCCGTTAAATCCAATGCAGTTCTATGAATCAATTTCAAACTAAGTATTACCAAAACAACTCCAAGAATTAATGCGGCAATAAAGTCTCCATTATAGAAACCATGTACAACAAACACAATTCCTGCTATTGCAATTATTGTTGAGCCTAGATCCATAAATGCATGATAGAAATCAGCTTTGAGAGTAACTCCTCCGATTTTTTTAATTGATCTTCGAAGAATAATTATTCTGAAAATATCGATTCCAATTGTGTATAATCCTCCAATAATTGCAAACATGCCAGGTAATGCATTATGTACTGGATTCTGCAATCTGTGAATTGACTCATAAATGAAAAATATTGCTATGAGAAAAATAGCAATTCCGCCAATAAGCCCTCCAAGGGATTCAATTTTTCCATGACCATAGGTATGTTCTTCATCGGGAGGTTTTATTGCATATCTAGCAGCTAAAAGTAGTATTACTGTAACAACGCTATCTAATAGGGCATGAATGCTATCTGTAATTAGACCAAGACTATTCGAAATTAACCCAAAAACTAATTCAACTACAAATGCTGAAAAAATGGCTACTAGTGAAATCTGTAAAACTTTTGTTTTTTGTTCCAACATTTCTACCTCTTGGTAACCCTCTCATGTATTACAAGTATTCTAAATGCAATTCATACGACAAGATTATTTGTGATAAACGTTGTTTTTCTTTATGATGAGTCACAAATATGTAATTTTACTTGGCATTTTTTCATCCATACTATTAACCCCAATTATTAGTGTAGAAGCAGCCAGTAATCCTAATCTGTTTGTTTCAGCAGAAAACTCTCAATTTAACAACCGATTTTCTGGCTCTATGGTGGTTGAAGTTGTAATCCGTGATCCAAATTTACATGATACTGATCAAGGAAAAGGAGAACCCAATGTTACGTTAAACGGTAAATCATTACGAATGGTTCAAGCAACTGATGGTAACTGGTATGCATATTTTGCAAATGCCGATAAAGCCAAAGTAGCTGACTCTACTCAATCTACGACATCTGGTAAAGGCTTAGACTTTGGTGTTTTTTGTAGTAGGGATACTGCATCATCTGTTTTTGGAATCTCTCTTTCTGAAACTAATGGTTTTGCAGTTCCAAGAAGTAATGGTCTATCTGGTTTTACAAATGGTGTTTCATCATTTAATCAGTGTACTGGAACACTAACAAACTCTATGAATCTTAATAATGTTGTAAGAAATCCACAGTCAATTAACACCAACTCCAATATTCCAACTGGCCAAATTGGATTGGATTCTAATGCATGGCCTTTAATTCAACTCTTCTCTTTTAGTGATGTCCAAATTCAATACAACGCTGGTGGAAACCCACAAAGTGTTTCTCTTGAATACGATGAAAGTTCAAACATCTCTCTAACACTTGATAGATCAGTATATCCTCAGAATTCACAAGTTTTTCTAACTGTAAATGATTTTCAATTAAATCAAGATCCGACAGACGAAGATTCATGGACATTTAATGTTAATTCTCCTCTTGCTACTTTTTATCAAGCATTTGATACTTCAGGTTCAAATTCTGCAAATGGCACTTCAGGATTAGTAAATTTGAACAACAACCTTTCAAATTTGGGTTTTAAAGATAATGGAAAACTTTCAATTAATTTGGGAAATATAATGCAATTAACATCAAATGATAAACAGCCTGGTACTTTTGTTGATGATGATATCCCCGGAAACCAATTTCCCAAAATTGTTACTTTGGTAGAAAATGGTCCAAATTCTGGAATCTTTGATAGTGTTGATAATGGTGATGATTCTGTTGTTAGAATTCTTGCTGATGCTCCAAGAGGTCAAAGTGGACAAATAGACTATAATCAAAAATCTATTTCTGTTCTTACAGGTTCGTCAACCTCTTCAATTTCAATAAAATCCACCTTGACTGTTGGAGAAGGTACTAAATCACTCACACCTGGCAAAAAATTTCCTATAACTTTAATGGATTCTGATCAAAATATCAATTCTGCAAGTAGAGATCATTTAGATGTCTTTAGAGATTCATCTTTAGTTCCTACCTTAAAGATTGGAAATCCAATAACTCTTGGCAATGCAAACGATGTGCAATTTCATTCTTCTGCCACCGCATTAAATGCCGGTGATACATCTAACTCATCAATACCTGACAAAAACTCTGCACGATTGTTTATTGATACGTCAAATGTAGCAATTCCAACTTTTAAACAACTATCATTGAACCTTGGTGTTTCTGCATCAACCTTGCAATCGCTTTTCATAGATTCATCTATTTCAAACAATGATGGTACTAACTGGATAAATTACGATCTTAGATCTTTTGAGAATGATTTTGGAGTCACAGATTTTACAGATACGTCAATCACTATATCTTTTGGAACTTTGGGTTCTTTACCAATTACTATAGTTGATTCTGGTGATCTGTCTTCATCCCATGGGCTTGTTCAATTAGATGATGCCGATATTCAACAATTATCTACTAGGAGTGGAATTGTATATCTTGTCATAAATTTTGATTCGAGTAATAACACTCCTACAGTTGGAAGCATTTCTGCAGAAAAAAATAAACAACCGATAGTTTTTGATTTCTTTTCGTTTGGATTATCGAATAACAATGATATCAATAATGCCATTTACAGATTTGAACTAGAAGAGACAAGTGATAATTCTTCAAAATTTGTTGGTACTCTTGAATATGCTGCAGCTAATCAACTCAACATTTTAGATCCTAATTTCATTAAAACACTAAGAACAATTGATGATGAAATAAAATTTATTGTAACTAATAGATTGATTGATGAAAAAGGAATTGCCATATCTTATTCTGATTTAGATAAAGTTGGAGTAATTACAACGACTTCTACTAAATCTGATATTTCTACAAATTCCGGTACTATCTCTTCTGGTTCAAGTATATACAGATTTGGTCAACCTGTAACAATTACCCTCAGGGATTCTGATCTTAATTTGAAAAGTGATGTTGTTGATATTTATCTAGTAAATAATGATGCAAATTCTCCAAATGTAGATACTGTTGGTAACTCAGGAAATATTTTATTAGAAATTTTACTAAAAGATATTCGTTACAAACGATGTGTCATTAATGGAGTTGAGTATGGAGGACTTGCTTCTACTGGTTTTACATTAGTTGAGACTGGACCTAGTACTGGTATATTTGAAGGAACGTTCAAGATGCCATCTCAAATTTGCGATAAGTCTGGAACGAAACTAATTTCAACAGCAGGAGGAAGTCTTGATGCAAAATATTATGACTCTAGAGATGCTTCTGGTAATTCAAACATATTTCACTTGTTAAATCCTAAATCAACAACACAATTTTCTACTTCGCCTCAATTAAGTGCTAATAAAATCTTGATTCCATCATCTGGTTCTTCTGAAGAAATAATCTTGTCTGGTAGTATTGGTAATCATAAAAAAGGAATTCCATTAGATATCTCATTAATACGTCCAGATGGAGTAGTTCAACACTTTGCTGCAGTAATATCTGATAGTGGAAGCTATCGTGCTGCGTTTTCAATAAATCAAAATTCTTTATCAGGCGTTTATAAAATTCAGTTATTCCATAATGGTGTTAACGTTGGATTAGTTTCGTTTACTGCTTTACACAATATGCCTGCTTGGATTAAAGATAATGTAAAACAATGGTCTTCTAACTCTGAAATTATTGATGATTTAAAACAAATGGTTAAAGAAAAAATAATCAATTCTCCAAAAGAATATCAAAATTCTGAAAGAATGGTTCCTGATTGGATTAAAAATAATGCTAAATGGTGGTATAATGGACAAATCTCTGATGACGACTTTATAAAATCAATCCAATACTTGGTCAATAAAGGTATAATTCGAGTATAATCAGGTCAATTTTTCTTTCATTGAATACATAAATACCCTCATGCCTGATTCAAAATGAAAATGAAGCTCGTGGGTTTCCTAGTATTATTGTCAATTTCTCTATTATCGTATGGATTTATTGGAAATGCATATGCTCAAAGTGTAGAATGTGGTGATAATCAAATAGAACAAAATGGTATTTGTCAGGATATTAATTGTGGCCCTAATCAAATATGGCAAAATAATGAATGCCAAGATGTTGTAACAGGTCCAAAAAACAATCTTAACTTAAAGACTGATCTTAACATTTACGGGCAAGGTGGAATTGTAGTCATCAGCGGTCTGATTAACAACATTGAAAATCTTGGTTCTGGTGATGTCTCCATTATTGTTAGAGCGCCAGATAACAATATCGTTACAATTGCCCAAGTTCATCCCAATGCGGATGGTTCTTTTCAAACAACTGTAAAAGCCGATGGTCCACAATTCAAAGCACCAGGTGACTACAAAGTTTTTGCAAATTTTTCTGGATTAAAATCTGAAATTAAATTCAAATTTACTGGAGGAGATGGTGGTATCATCTCAGGTGGTGATAACAACCCAATTACATGTCCAACAGGTCAAAAATTAGTTAATGGAAAATGTGTTGCTGAAGAAATTACATGTCCAACAGGTCAAAAATTAGTTAATGGAAAATGTGTTGATGACGTACCAGAACCAATACAATGTCCTCCTGGTGAAGAATTGATGAATGGAAAATGTATAGTTCCAGAACCAGTAGAAGAAGAACCACCAGTATGTGGTAAAGGAACTGAATTAGTAAATGGTGTTTGTCAAGTAATTAAAGTCGATGATGACAAAAAACCAGGTGGTGCATGTTTGATTGCTACTGCAGCATATGGAACTGAATTAGCTCCACAAGTACAATTCCTAAGAGAGATTAGAGATAATACTGTAATGAGCACTTCATCTGGATTGGCCTTTATGAGTGGATTTAACCAAATCTATTACTCATTCTCACCAACAATTGCTGATCTAGAAAGAGAGCATCCATTGTTCCAAGAAGCAGTACGAGCATTTATCACTCCAATGATATCTACTCTCTCGATTATGACACTAGCTGAAGATGGCTCTGATGCACAAGTGTTAGGATTGGGAATCTCTGTCATTGCTTTGAACTTGGGAATGTATATTGCAGCACCAACAGTAATTGGTTTCAAAGTTCACAAACATTTGAAATCTAGAAAATAGTCTGAAATTTTTTCATAATTTTTATCTTTAATTCAAAGAAACGATAAAACGTTCTCAATGTTTTTTATATGGGAAATCTGACCCATGCTGAGATAGGGAAAGAAGATTGAACAATTATACCATTTTATTCGGTTTTATACTGCTTATTCTTTTATCACCCGATAGCATTTTTGCACAATCCTTAGACACTGATGGTGATGGCATTCCAGATTCTTCAGATTCTTGTCCTACTGATCCTGAAACGATAAACGGATTTGAAGATTCAGATGGTTGTCCAGATGTAGTTCCTCCAACTGACACTGATGGTGATGGCATTCCAGATTCTTCAGATTCTTGTCCTACACAAGATGAAACGATAAACGGATTTGAAGATTCAGATGGTTGTCCAGATGTAGTTCCTCCAACTGACACTGATGGTGATGGCATTCCAGATTCTTCAGATTCTTGTCCTACACAAGATGAAACGATAAACGGA contains the following coding sequences:
- a CDS encoding peptidase, with the translated sequence MSHKYVILLGIFSSILLTPIISVEAASNPNLFVSAENSQFNNRFSGSMVVEVVIRDPNLHDTDQGKGEPNVTLNGKSLRMVQATDGNWYAYFANADKAKVADSTQSTTSGKGLDFGVFCSRDTASSVFGISLSETNGFAVPRSNGLSGFTNGVSSFNQCTGTLTNSMNLNNVVRNPQSINTNSNIPTGQIGLDSNAWPLIQLFSFSDVQIQYNAGGNPQSVSLEYDESSNISLTLDRSVYPQNSQVFLTVNDFQLNQDPTDEDSWTFNVNSPLATFYQAFDTSGSNSANGTSGLVNLNNNLSNLGFKDNGKLSINLGNIMQLTSNDKQPGTFVDDDIPGNQFPKIVTLVENGPNSGIFDSVDNGDDSVVRILADAPRGQSGQIDYNQKSISVLTGSSTSSISIKSTLTVGEGTKSLTPGKKFPITLMDSDQNINSASRDHLDVFRDSSLVPTLKIGNPITLGNANDVQFHSSATALNAGDTSNSSIPDKNSARLFIDTSNVAIPTFKQLSLNLGVSASTLQSLFIDSSISNNDGTNWINYDLRSFENDFGVTDFTDTSITISFGTLGSLPITIVDSGDLSSSHGLVQLDDADIQQLSTRSGIVYLVINFDSSNNTPTVGSISAEKNKQPIVFDFFSFGLSNNNDINNAIYRFELEETSDNSSKFVGTLEYAAANQLNILDPNFIKTLRTIDDEIKFIVTNRLIDEKGIAISYSDLDKVGVITTTSTKSDISTNSGTISSGSSIYRFGQPVTITLRDSDLNLKSDVVDIYLVNNDANSPNVDTVGNSGNILLEILLKDIRYKRCVINGVEYGGLASTGFTLVETGPSTGIFEGTFKMPSQICDKSGTKLISTAGGSLDAKYYDSRDASGNSNIFHLLNPKSTTQFSTSPQLSANKILIPSSGSSEEIILSGSIGNHKKGIPLDISLIRPDGVVQHFAAVISDSGSYRAAFSINQNSLSGVYKIQLFHNGVNVGLVSFTALHNMPAWIKDNVKQWSSNSEIIDDLKQMVKEKIINSPKEYQNSERMVPDWIKNNAKWWYNGQISDDDFIKSIQYLVNKGIIRV
- a CDS encoding cation diffusion facilitator family transporter, which gives rise to MLEQKTKVLQISLVAIFSAFVVELVFGLISNSLGLITDSIHALLDSVVTVILLLAARYAIKPPDEEHTYGHGKIESLGGLIGGIAIFLIAIFFIYESIHRLQNPVHNALPGMFAIIGGLYTIGIDIFRIIILRRSIKKIGGVTLKADFYHAFMDLGSTIIAIAGIVFVVHGFYNGDFIAALILGVVLVILSLKLIHRTALDLTDIISPELVKKVKEIVLNTEGVIEAEAILMRKSGDVIFTDVTISLRGDTSFDSAHEISNEVENNIKKKLPNAAITIHFEPNWKDVPLNAKINDIAKSVEGVKEVHNIISHKTKGKTYSNLHVMVDNEINLDLAHKISEEIEQKIQENIPEIEHVTIHLEPFLTVPKNLNVEDKITEEKIREILEQYTVIKKIGRIVSLNFENILKIDIDCSFDKELSIEKVHDMTSEIEHAIRTQIKNAVITIHPEPV
- a CDS encoding thrombospondin type 3 repeat-containing protein, which encodes MNNYTILFGFILLILLSPDSIFAQSLDTDGDGIPDSSDSCPTDPETINGFEDSDGCPDVVPPTDTDGDGIPDSSDSCPTQDETINGFEDSDGCPDVVPPTDTDGDGIPDSSDSCPTQDETING
- a CDS encoding EB domain-containing protein, encoding MGFLVLLSISLLSYGFIGNAYAQSVECGDNQIEQNGICQDINCGPNQIWQNNECQDVVTGPKNNLNLKTDLNIYGQGGIVVISGLINNIENLGSGDVSIIVRAPDNNIVTIAQVHPNADGSFQTTVKADGPQFKAPGDYKVFANFSGLKSEIKFKFTGGDGGIISGGDNNPITCPTGQKLVNGKCVAEEITCPTGQKLVNGKCVDDVPEPIQCPPGEELMNGKCIVPEPVEEEPPVCGKGTELVNGVCQVIKVDDDKKPGGACLIATAAYGTELAPQVQFLREIRDNTVMSTSSGLAFMSGFNQIYYSFSPTIADLEREHPLFQEAVRAFITPMISTLSIMTLAEDGSDAQVLGLGISVIALNLGMYIAAPTVIGFKVHKHLKSRK